The nucleotide sequence AGCGCCCGGAGCGGCCCGGGCCAGGTTGTCCACAGGGCTGACGGGCCGGTCATGAGATGAGCGATCCTGTGGCCATGTCTCCCGATCGACTCAAGTCGGCCGCGCGCTCCGTCACCGGGGCCGCCGCGGCGGGGGCCGACGCCTGTGCGGAGGCCCCGTACCTCGAACTGCTCGCCCGCGACGCCTCCCCGGAGGCGTACGAGCGACCCGTCCTCCTCGCCCGTGCCGAGGGGAAGCCCGTCGAACGCGTCGCCGCGCTGGAGCACGCCAAGTTCCTGGCGCTCCGCGTCCGCGCGGAGCTGGAGGGGCGCCGCCGCCGCGAGGCGGAGCTGTCCGCCCTCTTCGAGACCGCCCACGACCTGGCCGGGCTCAGGGACGTGGACGCGGTCCTGCGGGCGATCGTGCAGCGCGCCCGTTCCCTGCTCGCCACCGACATCGCCTACCTCAGCCTCAACGACCCGGTGCGCGGCGACACCTACATGCTGGTCACCGAGGGCTCGGTCTCCGCCCGCTTCCAGCAACTGCGCCTGGGCATGGGCGAAGGGCTCGGCGGGCTCGTCGCCCAGACCGCCCGCCCGTACGTCACCGACGACTACTTCCAGGACGCCCGCTTCCAGCACACCGACACCATCGACGGCGCGGTGCGCGACGAGGGGCTGTTCGCCATCGTCGGGGTCCCGCTGACACTCGGCCCCCACGTCATCGGCGTCCTGTTCGCCGCCGACCGCCGCGCGCGGGTCTTCGAACGCGAACAGATCGCCCTGCTCGGCTCCTTCGCCGCCCTGGCCGCGGCCGCCATCGACACCACCAACCTCCTCACCGAGACCCAGGCCGCGCTCGCCGGACTCGAGCGCGCCCACGAGGTCATCCAGGACCGCAGCGCCGTCATAGAGCGTGCCTCCGAGGTGCACGACCGGCTCGCCGAACTCGTGCTGCGCGGCGGGGGAGTGCACGACGTGGCCGACGCGGTCGCCGAAGTCCTGGCCGGCGCCGTGGAGTTCACCGAGATCGGCACCACGCCGGCCGAGGCGCTGGAGGCGTCCCGCGCGGAGGGGCACGCCGTGCGCCACGGACCCGACTGGATCGCGGCCGTGGCCGCCGGTGAGGAGGTGTTCGGCGCGCTCGTGCTGCACGGCAACCCCGACCTCGATCCGGTGGACCAGCGCACGCTGGAGCGCGCCGCGATGGTCACCTCCCTGCTCCTGCTCGCCCGCCGTTCCGCCGCCGAGGCCGAGCGACGTGTGCGCGGCGAACTGCTGGACGACCTCCTCGACGCCCGCGACCGCGACCCGCGCCTGCTGCGCGAACGCGCCGCACGGCTGGACGCCGACCTGGACGCCACCCACGCCGTCCTGGCCACCCGCCTCGACGCGTCCTCGGCCGACGCCGACGAGGAGGCCGCCGCCCGGCGCCGCCTGTGGTCCGCCGCCTCCCACCTGGCCACCACCCGGCACGGCCTGGCCGCCAGCCGCGACGGCGGTACCGTCCTGCTGCTCCCGCTCGAAACCGGCGACACCGCCACCGAACTGGCCCGCCGCACCGCCCGCGAACTCGGCATCGCCGTGCACCAACCGGTCACCGTCGGCGCCTCCGCCCCCGTCACCGACCTGGCCGTCCACCCCGACAAGGTGGCCGCCGCCTACGCCGAAGGGCGCCGCTGCCTGGACGCGCTCCACCTGCTCGACAGGGGAGGAGACGGCGCGGCCGCCGAGGACTTCGGCTTCCTCGGACTGCTGCTCGCCGGGGACCGGGACATCGGCGGCTTCGTGGAACGCACCATCGGCCCCGTCGTGGCGTACGACGCGCAGCGCGGCACCGATCTGCTGCGCACCATGGACGCCTACTTCGCCGCCGCGATGAGCCCGGTCCGCACCAAGGACGTGCTCCATGTGCATGTGAACACCGTCGCCCAGCGGCTGGAGCGGGTGGGGCACCTGCTGGGCGCGGACTGGCAGACGCCGCCCCGTGCGCTGGAAATCCAACTCGCCCTGCGGCTGCACAGGCTGGCGGCACCCGGGCGCCGCTGACCGATACCCGAGGGGGTGCCGGTCAGCGGCGGGCGCCGGTCAGGGAGCCGGGGTCCTGGCGGGTGCGTCCACCGGGACGGACGGAACACCGTCCGCCGTCACGTCGGCGAGGTCCCGGTTCCGGGTCTCGCGCGCCGCGCCCACGGCGACCAGGGTCAGCAGGACGGCGCCGATGACGTACAGGGCGATCGGGGTCGCGCTGTCGTACTCCGCGAACAGCGCGGTGGCGATCAGCGGGGCGGGCGCACCGGCCGCGACGGAGGAGAACTGGGCGCCGATCGAGGCACCCGAGTAGCGCATCCGAGTGGCGAACATCTCGGCGAAGAAGGCGGCCTGGGGTGCGTACATGGCGCCGTTGAGGATCAGTCCGACGCTGACGGCCAGCACCAGCCGGCCGAAGGAGCCGGCGTCCACCAGCGCGAAGAAGGGGAAGATCCACAGGCCCATGCCGGCCGCGCCGAACAGATAGACCGGCCGTCGGCCCACCCTGTCCGACAGCGCGCCCCAGGCCGGGATCACGACGAAGTGGACGGCGGAGCCGATGAGTACGGCGTTGAGCGCGGTCTGCCTGGACACCTCGGCGGCCGTGGTGGCGTAGACGAGGATGAAGGCGGTGATGACGTAGTAGCTGATGTTCTCCGCCATGCGGGCGCCCATGGCGATGAGCACCTCGCGCCAGTGATGGCGCAGCACGGACACGAGCGGCAGCTTCTCCGCGGCCTCGCCCTGCCGAGCCTCGGCCTGGGCCAACGCCTCCTTGAAAACGGGGGATTCGTCGACGGAGAGACGTATCCACAGTCCCACGACCACCAGCACCCCGGAGAGCAGGAAGGGGATGCGCCAGCCCCAGGCGACGAAGGCGTCGTCCGACAGCGTGGCGGTGAGCAGGGACAGCACACCGGTGGCGAGCAACTGCCCTGCGGGCGCGCCGGTCTGTGGCCACGAGGCCCAGAAACCGCGCCTTCGCGCGTCCCCGTGCTCGGACACCAGCAGCACGGCGCCGCCCCACTCACCGCCCAGGGCGAACCCCTGCACCAGCCGCAGCATGGTCAGCAGCACCGGCGCGGCGGTGCCGATGGTGGCGTGGGTGGGCAGCAGGCCGATGGCGAAGGTCGCGCCGCCCATCAGCAGCAGGCTCAGCACCAGTAGCTTCTTGCGCCCCAGCCGGTCCCCGAAGTGCCCGAACACCAGCGCCCCGAGCGGGCGCGCGGCGAACCCGGCCGCGTACGTCACGAACGCCAGCAGCGTCCCGACCAGCGGGTCGGAGTCCGGAAAGAACAGCTTGTTGAACACCAGGGCTGCCGCCGACCCGTACAGAAAGAAGTCGTACCACTCGATGGTGGTGCCGATGAGGCTGGCGGCGACGATGCGGGGGAGTTTGGCGGGGGGTGGGGCAGCGGTGTGTCCGGGTGCCATGTGCGCCACTTCCTTGTGTGCGGTGGGGACGGGTGGGTGTCGGCACACCGTAGGAAGGGGCAGGTCAGGGGCACATGTGGTGGGGCACCATAGTTCGGTGCGGGAGTGTGCGTGCGGCCACTATGTCTCCGCTGTCGCAGTCGCCGCACGTCTGGCTCGGCGAGGTCAGCCGCAGAAGGCTGTCGCTCACCGCTGCGCTCCGCCCGTCTCGGGCGGAGCGCCGTCGGTGCAGCTCAGCCGTAAACGCCGACCCCGTCGATGGTGCCGGGGTTGTCCGAGTAAGTACCCGGCTTCAGGGTGACCCGCTTGGTGCCGGTGTCGCAGCCGGTCGTGACGTCCCAGAAT is from Streptomyces seoulensis and encodes:
- a CDS encoding helix-turn-helix domain-containing protein codes for the protein MSPDRLKSAARSVTGAAAAGADACAEAPYLELLARDASPEAYERPVLLARAEGKPVERVAALEHAKFLALRVRAELEGRRRREAELSALFETAHDLAGLRDVDAVLRAIVQRARSLLATDIAYLSLNDPVRGDTYMLVTEGSVSARFQQLRLGMGEGLGGLVAQTARPYVTDDYFQDARFQHTDTIDGAVRDEGLFAIVGVPLTLGPHVIGVLFAADRRARVFEREQIALLGSFAALAAAAIDTTNLLTETQAALAGLERAHEVIQDRSAVIERASEVHDRLAELVLRGGGVHDVADAVAEVLAGAVEFTEIGTTPAEALEASRAEGHAVRHGPDWIAAVAAGEEVFGALVLHGNPDLDPVDQRTLERAAMVTSLLLLARRSAAEAERRVRGELLDDLLDARDRDPRLLRERAARLDADLDATHAVLATRLDASSADADEEAAARRRLWSAASHLATTRHGLAASRDGGTVLLLPLETGDTATELARRTARELGIAVHQPVTVGASAPVTDLAVHPDKVAAAYAEGRRCLDALHLLDRGGDGAAAEDFGFLGLLLAGDRDIGGFVERTIGPVVAYDAQRGTDLLRTMDAYFAAAMSPVRTKDVLHVHVNTVAQRLERVGHLLGADWQTPPRALEIQLALRLHRLAAPGRR
- a CDS encoding MFS transporter; the protein is MAPGHTAAPPPAKLPRIVAASLIGTTIEWYDFFLYGSAAALVFNKLFFPDSDPLVGTLLAFVTYAAGFAARPLGALVFGHFGDRLGRKKLLVLSLLLMGGATFAIGLLPTHATIGTAAPVLLTMLRLVQGFALGGEWGGAVLLVSEHGDARRRGFWASWPQTGAPAGQLLATGVLSLLTATLSDDAFVAWGWRIPFLLSGVLVVVGLWIRLSVDESPVFKEALAQAEARQGEAAEKLPLVSVLRHHWREVLIAMGARMAENISYYVITAFILVYATTAAEVSRQTALNAVLIGSAVHFVVIPAWGALSDRVGRRPVYLFGAAGMGLWIFPFFALVDAGSFGRLVLAVSVGLILNGAMYAPQAAFFAEMFATRMRYSGASIGAQFSSVAAGAPAPLIATALFAEYDSATPIALYVIGAVLLTLVAVGAARETRNRDLADVTADGVPSVPVDAPARTPAP